The Triticum urartu cultivar G1812 chromosome 5, Tu2.1, whole genome shotgun sequence genome contains the following window.
GGCGGATGAGACGGCTAGCGGCTCGACTCGATCCAGAGCTTTGCCGCCGGCAACTTGGGGCCTCCAGATTCGCTTGCTGATGGGTAGCCAATCCCGGGCGACTCCGCTGCAGTTCACTCGAGGCCACCGGGGTCCCTGGAGAAGCACCACAATCAAGGCCGCCGATGACACATCAGGAGGCAAGCCGATGGCCCATGTGGACAAAAAATATCACGGCAAGGAAGACACCCACAACACCGACGCATTGAACGGGGGGTGAGAGGCGGCATCGAGAGGAGGGCACTGCGCCGGGCCTGGCTCTCCGCCATGGTCGTCGTGGTGGAGCTGCTCCACCACGTGCACCAAACGGTGTTGTTTTCTCGCGGCTCACATCGACAGATCCGCTCGGGATCGAACGATCTGTGGCCTCAGCCACTGGATCCGGCGAGGTGAATCTCACCAGCAGCGTGAGGGAGAGCTGGATCTGAGGTATATCGCCAGACTGAGGCAGATGCAGAGCAGGTTGGTGGTcggtgcgggcggcggcgcacAATGCGGGGTGGGCAGCGGCGCAGGGGGGCGAGAAAGTTGGCCAGAGCAGTTCCCCGCCGCTGGGCCGGGATCCACTGGGAAGGGGAGAAGTAGGCGCCGCGGGGTGGAAGGTGGTCGGGGATGGGGGCACCGCTGCAGGGTGGGAGGTGGTCGGGGGTGGGGTTCGACCCGAGAAGGCGGGTGGGTTTGGTGTGGGGTGGTGGGGTGGGGAATGGATAAGTTTGTACGTGGGGCTTGGGTAGTTTTTTTTTCGGTTCGGTGGAGCTCGCGAGGTGTTTGCACATGTGTTATCAGAATAACCCCTAGTGTTATCATAATAAGACTCTTAAGGGTGTTATCATAATAGACACCGGTTACTTTCATTTTAAATTGAACCTGATAATAACTCAACCTGAACATATCGTTGAtcgggtcatggtgccactgaaccGAGATTTtccccagtgcaaccacatttgcctttgtgggaaggcctttattcggtctattgtcatgcctctggtTGGTGCCTCCAATGAgagaaggttatgggcgtgcgttaccctggcccggtaagcagacataaccttgtgtgcccgttgttgttatggtaccttgtccctgtttgggaccattttgttttgccacgacggtggccgttggtgtcttTCGTAGGAACGGGGCCACGCATGACTTCGCCCAGTGAggagtgagtcggagtggccggaagagtgtcatggcaatggaggggttctgtcggaatgccattggtccacccgaatgggagtgcgaggccatggtttctgtggtgtgggtacagtgcgctacctctgcagagtgtattaaatctatcaatagccgtgtccacggttaCGAACAAGCTCAAAAGTAGGTCACTCCATGGATCAATGTTTAAATAATTATGTACACTATGATAATAACCTTGCGTGGTTCAAGAGAGGATGGTTGAGAAATCATCTTGATGTTGGAGGCCAAGTTGTTGGCCAGTTTGTGATTCGAGTACAATCACtgtttggttacgaggtaacccgattAAAGACCAAGATGTTGGTCAGTTTGTGGTCCAAGAGGGATCACCGTTTGGTAAGTAAGTCTGGGGGACTTAAGTCACGAGATCATGATCACTGCATCTGAAGTATGATTTTGCATTAATGATTCAATTGGCTAATTATCATATATTGTTTTTCATTATGTTTATacttgttgtgagcttgcaagtacattcaatgtactgacctggcgtgtcatgccagctttCAGGGAAGTCTCGTTGGAAAGAATGCAgtccgagtctagatcgtgtccacatcggtgtccctatGCTATGGAGTCCCGCTTCGTCGTCATTACGCTGCCGCATAGTTGTCATGATcaaggcccctttatgttcactaaataatgtacatattgttcagccgcaccgtgtgtgccgcttggcctcgcaACTTGTTGTAATATGAATTATGTTCCACTAGCATCAGTAAAGCGGTTgctttctgtaccaagatgttgtgtatTGCCAGAAGACAAGATCTCTAAGTTGGCAATGCAAGGTAAACCGattgctctgagccggggtgccacaacgcttggtatcagagccccGCTGACTGTTGGACACGCTAGGCTGCCAACGTGTTAACTGGACATTATTCAGGGTATAAGTTGAGTGCCGATAGTGCTTGTAGCTGATTGTTGCATTGCATGTGCTCGTTTATCTTTATTCTAACCTACTAATGGCTGGTGGTGTAGATGGCTCTGGTGCCGTATCCGTGACAGTTGCAGCTGATGCCGTACACGTGCCGCATCTCCTCTGTAACGTGTGGCATCGGCTGTACCCCCTCGGTGACGATCCAGTCTATCGTGTGTACCGGGAGCGTCTAGCAGACTCAATGTATGAGTATCACGCAGTGGTCACTCTGCGCACCAGTTCATCTTCCAGCACTTATATCCGTACCTCCATGAGCAGTTTCGCTTCTACTGCTTCTCAGGCTGTCCAGTTTGCTGCATTTGAGGTCCTCGTCGAGCTGCGTTATAACGAGGTCCGAATGCAGAACCATCCAGGTTTCCACTGCTATCCCTCCGTGCACGACAATGGTCGTGTCCGTTTTCCTATCGTTGATCTGGAGTCTGATAGTACTGCTAGCCACCTTTCTCGTTATATcactgctagctatcttatgGTTCACGAGCTGGCTCGAGAGATGACTCGTGCTCGCACTGCTTTAGCCGCTACTAGAGCTTCCACTACTCCATCGTCTACGGGATTTACTCCTTATATTCCCTCCAGTTCTAGTTCACCTATTTCACCAGTTACTCCTCCAAGTAGCTCGGGCACCTCAACCGTGAATCCTCTCAGTGCTCCTGCTGAGTGGGTTTCCCTTCTCACTACCCCAGTAGCCCAGATGCTCCAGCCTCATCCTGCACCTGCTCCGgagggagagccctcgaggcaTCATCGTCGTGTTACCTTTAACCCAGAGGTCTCGGTTAACGTCGTCAGTTTAGGATCCGAGTCTGCTTCAGGAGAAGACCCCACAGCACCAGCAGAGCTTTAGAGCACTCGAGTATCCACAGTCGTCAGGTTGATGTACCGATGTAGTCATACGAGTCATGTTGTTCTGTTTCTATGTATGAGAGTAGTCGAACTTATCATGTCATTTCTCTTTtatgtatgagtctatgtataattatgttggaacTTTCTTTTATTCGCTGTGCTTTGTTCGTATTTCGTTTTCTTTCGGGTTTTTGTCACTGGCTTTTCTCCACTATATTTTTTTGGATGTTGCTCATCTTGGATGCATTGTCTTGGGAAAAACAAACAATAGGATGACGCGAAGAGGCAGCAGTAGCGACGCTTGTGAGGATGTTCCTGTTCGTCGTTCTGCACGACAGGCAGGACACTCCCCCGAGCCATACGTtccaccaccgcctccaccgccaaATCCGCCATCCATTGATCAAATTATGTGTATGTTTGAGGAAAGGAGGAATAATGATCTGATTGAAATATTAAGGAGTGTGCAAGCTATGGTTGGACAGAATGGAAATCAGAACAATCATCACTCCAAGCTGTCAGATTTTCAACGAACCAAGCCTCCTAGTTTCAGTCAGGTTATTAATCCCATGGACGCAGATGACTGGTTACGAACCATTGAGAAGAAGTTTGAGATTGCTCGTACTGAAGAGGATGACAAAGTCCTGTTTGCAACTCATTATCTTGAAGGTGCtgctgccatatggtgggaaaatgcAAAAGCCATGTGGCCTGCTGGTGAAGAAATCACCTGGAGCAAATTCAAGGATCATTTCCGTAAATACCATATTCCTTTTGGAATTATGAAGGTCAAGCGCCGTGAATTCCTCGTGCTCCTCCAAGGAAGTCAGTCCGTGAGGGAATATTTGCATAAGTTCAATCATTTGGCCCATTACTCTCTTTATGATGTGGCCACCGAAGAAAGAAAGATTGACAGGTTTCTTGGGGGATTAAACCAGCATCTCCGATGCACCCTCAGTATGTTTGACTTCCCTGATTTCCAAACTCTGGTAAACAAGGCTCTCATTGCTGAAAGGGAGCACAAGCTTATACATGACAATAAGTCTGCAAATAACGATCACAAGCGCAAGTTTGAGCCAAGGAAGGAAGTGCAAGCAGTGCAAAAGGCTTGTACCTGGCAGCATAATCAGGTAGAGTACAAGCCCAATTTGCAGCAGAATGTTAACAAAACTACTACACAAGTCAAGAATGTACTGACCAATCCGGTGCGAGAAGAGTGCCAGCGCAAAAATTCTTGTTTCAGTTGTGGGCAAACCGGACATTATGCCAGACAGTGTCCCAAGAACAGCAAGACTAATCCTCCATTCAGGCCTCAAGTCAAATTTATGGGGTCATATCCTATCCAGAAAACATCACTGGGCAAGTCAATCACCTCTCCGTAGACGAAGCCCAAGAGAACCCcgaagtcgtcattggtatgttttctaTTAATAGCATACCTGCCATTATTTTATTCGACTCTGGGGCTTCCCACTCTTTTATTTCACGGAGTTTTGTTGCCCAAAACAAATTTCCTTGTTCGGTTTTGAGCAAGAATATGCTAGTACAATCTCCGGGATCTTTGCTCAGAAGCAATCTGGTCTGCCGTAATCTGGAAATTAATATCAACGGAGTCCGTTTTCCAACTTCCTTGATAGTCATTGAGTTTGTCAAGTTTATCAAGTATGCATTAATTGCGTGACCCGAGAAGTCACTTTGACAAGTCAAGAGGGGTAGACTACAAAATTTTATGCCCGCAGGAGCATACCCAAGAAAGAAATGGTCTTCATCGCTGTGGCTGGGGAATTGGAATTAATTCCTGTGGTCAGTGAGTTTCCCGATGTATtcccagaagaactgccaggcatgccgccagatcgagaGCTTGAGTTCGTAATAGATCTTGTGCACGGAACCGCACCGTTATACATGAAGTATTATCGAATGCCTTCGTCAAaattagtggagctaaagaaacaaCTTGACGAGATACTCCAGAAAGGATACATCCGTCCCAGCTCTTTCACCATGTGGATCACCTACTATATTTGTGGATAAGAAAGATGGTAGTCttcgtatgtgtgtggattagaGTCAGCTGAATGAtgtcaccatcaaaaataaatatccACTACCCAGGATCGATGATGTCACCAACTCAGTGGGGCAAAGTTATTTTCCAAGGTTGATTTAAGGACAGGATACCACCAACTcaagattaaaaaggaagatattcctaagaccgcattcactacccagtacggtctttatgaatataccgttatgtccttcggcctcaccaatgcccctgctttcttcatgcatatgatgaacaaggtgttcatggaattcCTAGATAAATTTCTGGTGGTCTTCATCGACGACATTATCATATACTCAAAAGGTGAAGAAGAGCACAAAGGACACCTCAGAGCCATATTACAATGACTTCGCGACCATCAGTTGTACGCCAAATTCagtaaatgtgagttttggctcaagCGAGTTGGATTTCTTGGGCATGTGTTTTCTGCAGAAGGTATAGCTATGGACCCGAGCAAAGTAAAGGACGTGCTCGATTGGTTGGCACCCACAACACTATCGCAAATATGAAGTTTCCTTGGATTAGCCGGATACTATCGCCATTTCATTGAAGGCTTCTCTAAAATTGCCAAGCCAATGACGGAATTGCTCAAGAAAgataagaagtttgaatggactgAGGACTGTGAGAAAAGTTTCAATGAGCTGAAAATCCGGTTGACAATAGCACCGGTGTTGACTCTTCCAGACATCTACCACAGCTTTGATGTGTACTGTGACGCTTCCAGACAGGGCCTTGGATGCGTACTTATGCAAGATGGCAAGGTGGTAGCATATGCATCATGACAGCTACGACCCCACGAAGGAAACTATCCTACTCATGATCTAGAATTAGCTGCGGTggttcatgctctaaagatttgGAGGCACTACCTCATTGGGAAGAGGTGCCAAATATTTACTGACCACAAAAGTCTCAAGTACAtatttactcagccagatttaaaTCTCCGCCAGCGAAGATGGCTTGAGTTAGTCAAGTACTATGATCTTGGAATTAATTACCACCTGGGTAACGCCAACGTGGTTGCCGATGCACTCAGCCGAAAGCCTGTCAGACTGAATATCATAATGGGATCCTTGCCTCCTGAACTTCGAGAAGAGATTGCTCAGCTCAACCGGGTCATAGTTGGTGCTGATATGGAAGTTACTCCAACCCTCGAGGAAGACATCCGCAAGGCCCAGCCAAATGACACAATCTTACAAAAACATGCCCGGCGTGTGCTAGCAGGACAGACATCAGATTTTTCTAAGGATCGGCAAGGTACACTACGATTCCGTGGAAGGATTTGTGTACCCAGGCAAGAAGATTTAAGGAAGAGGATACTGTCAAAAGCACACAGATCTTCATATTCTATTCACCCTGGGGGTACTAAAATGTACGAAGACCTTCAAAAAATATTCTGGTGGGATGGAATGAAGAAGGACATTGCCTACTTTGTGGcctgttgcgacatatgcaacGAACTGAAGGCAGAACACCAGAAACTAGCCGGACTCCTCCAACCATTGCCCGTTTCACAATGGAAGTGGGATGAATTTTTCATGGAATTTTTCACAAGTCTACCAAAGACTCAACGAGGCCATGACGCAGTATGGGTCATAGTGGACACCTTAACCAAGGTAGCTCATTTTATCCCCATCAAAACTACATACCGAGCCGGTCAGCTCGCACAACTGTATGTGTCCAGAATAGTCAGTCTACATGGAGCACCGCGAACAATCACTTCCGACCGCGGGTCACTTTTTACCTCTGCTTTCTGGACACGcctccatcaagccttggggacaGCGCTAAAATATAGTATCTCTTATCATCCTCGGACCGATGGATAGACTGAGCGTGTAAATCAAATACTTGAAGATATGCTTCGGGCCTGTGCCTTGGCCCAAGGACCTACATGGGAAGACTGTTTGTCGTacgccgagttctcctacaacagtAGTTTCTAGACCAGTCTAAAGATGTCACCCTATGAGGCTTTGTATGGCCGTAAGTGTCGCACTCCATTGAATTGGTATCAAACTGGAGATAGCCGTATTTTTGGAACGGATCTCATGATGGAAGGTGAAAAGCAAATCAAGGAAATCCGAGACAGATTGCAATTGGCTAAATctcgacagaagagttattatgatgcaaAGCACTGACAAATCAATTTTGAACCTGGAGAACATGTATACCTCCgagtcactcctatgaaaggATTCAAGAGATTCCAGACTCGCAGAAAATTGGCGCCCAGGTTTATTGGTCCATTCCCAATTATGTCCAGGGTGGGTACTATTGCATATCAGTTGGAACTGCCCCTAGAATTGTCATAAGTACACAATGTGTTCCATGTCTCACAGTTGAGGTGATGTATATCGCTGCCCGAGAAAAAGACTGCTGTGACATAAATAGAGTTGGCTAAGGATTTAACATATGAAGAGAGACCATTCAGAATTTTGGATGAGATGGAAAGGGTCACTCGTAGTAAAACAAGAAAGTTTTACTAggttcagtgggagcatcacacagaggcagaagccacttgggaacgagaAGAATTTCTAAAGGCACATTATCCACAATTGTTTTCCCgagcaaccgaatctcgaggacgagattcatcctaagcgggggaggtttgtgacagcctggtttttgccctctctTCTTTTTCTGATTTTATTTGGTTTTGATTTCAATTTGGAGTTTGAATCACTTCAgttggacttaaacacttgggcacCACCTTGACTTTCACCCAAGTGACTCATTTCTCTCTCTAGCCATCACTTCTTCTCTCATCAATCTCCAAATAATATTGTGAATATTTTTCTTagatgaaaaatattcatttttccCTCTAAAACCCTAAACAGCCActtgtgctccaaagcaacccctatttttcttgcccacaaaaatctgagaaaattcacaaatattctttgaaccctaggaTACCTTCCTGAGAAAAAATAttgcatcactttttggaatatctTTGCTAGAGAAAATATTTtatgttctggacagaaatggtagtttctacagcaactaccattttacttgttCCACTGATGCTGAATTTTCTTGTGCATCACCACCCTCCTAGATGATTGCTAACCTCCAAAGCTCAGCTCCCAACTCTTTGTATTTTGACCATAGTAAGCTCTCAAAGTTACTGACCAGAAACTTACCTTGTAGTGAAATTCCATCTTAATGCACCTGAGCTCGAATCCAAGCATTGGCTCTACCTAAAACACTAAGGACAACGCCCAGA
Protein-coding sequences here:
- the LOC125506886 gene encoding proline-rich receptor-like protein kinase PERK2 produces the protein MVLHSDLVITQLDEDLKCSKLDSLRSSRSETAHGAPPNRKKNYPSPTYKLIHSPPHHPTPNPPAFSGRTPPPTTSHPAAVPPSPTTFHPAAPTSPLPSGSRPSGGELLWPTFSPPCAAAHPALCAAARTDHQPALHLPQSGDIPQIQLSLTLLVRFTSPDPVAEATDRSIPSGSVDVSREKTTPFGARGGAAPPRRPWRRARPGAVPSSRCRLSPPVQCVGVGPRWPRVNCSGVARDWLPISKRIWRPQVAGGKALDRVEPLAVSSATGAARPCRCSAPRLPRSVQWFPLP